The genomic window GCCGACACCGAACTGACCTTCACGGCCGAGCCGAAGATCGATGGCCTGTCGCTCTCACTGCGCTACGAAGACGGTGAGCTGGTCACGGCTGCCACGCGCGGCAACGGTGCCGTTGGCGAAAACGTCACGGCCAATGCCCGCACGATCAAGGACATCCCCACTACGCTGCCAAAAGGCGCGCCGTCCGTGCTCGAAGTGCGTGGCGAGGTCTATATGACGCGCGATGATTTTGTCGCGCTCAACCAGCGCCAGGCGGAACTCGGCAGGCCGACCTACGTCAATCCGCGCAACACGGCTGCCGGGTCGCTGCGCCAGCTGGATGCGTCGCTTACGGCCGAGCGGTCGCTCAAATTCTTCGCCTATGCCTGGGGCGAGGTGCTGCCCGGGCTGCCAGCCGATACCCAGTATGCCATGGTCGAAACACTGGCCGACTATGGCTTCCACACCAACGATCTGATGCGACGGCTCTCCACCGTCGAGGACCTGCTGGAGCACTATCACGCCATAGAGCGGGTGCGCGCCGAACTGCCCTATGACATCGACGGCGTCGTCTACAAGGTGGACGAGATCGCGCTGCAACAGCGGCTTGGCTTCGTGTCACGCTCGCCGCGCTGGGCGATCGCGCACAAATTTCCGGCCGAGAAGGCCTTCACGATCCTCAACGCCATCGACATCCAGGTCGGCCGCACCGGCGCGCTGACGCCGGTCGCACGGTTGGAACCGGTCACCGTCGGCGGCGTGGTCGTGACAAACGCGACGCTCCACAATGCGGAAGAGATCGCCCGGCTCGGCGTCAAGATCGGCGACACGGTCGAGATCCAACGGGCCGGCGACGTCATCCCGCAGGTGTTGCGGGTCGAGAAGAGCCCGGAAGACGCGGTGGCATTCGAGTTTCCGACCATTTGCCCCTGTCACCTGAAGACGCCGATCGTGCGCGAAGAGACGGCTGGCGGCGTCGAGGGCGTGGTGCGCCGGTGTTCGGGCGAATTTGCCTGTCCCTATCAGCGCAAGGAGCATCTGAAGCACTTCGTGTCGCGCAAGGCGTTCGACATCGATGGCCTCGGCGAGAAGCAGATCGAGTATTTCTTCGATGAGGAGACGCTCTTCGTTCGCCAGCCTGCGGACATCTTCACGCTGAAGGCGCGTGATGCTGCCGAAGATCTGCGCAAGCTCAAGAACCGCGAAGGCTATGGCGCCACATCGGCGCAGAAGTTGTTCGATGCGATCGAAGCGCGCCGCACGGTGCCGCTCGAGCGGCTGATCTTCTCGCTTGGCATCCGGCATGTGGGGGAATCGACCGCGAAGACGCTCGCGCGCGCTTACGGAAACTGGGACGGGTTCCAGCAGGCCGCGCACGCGGTTGCGGCAGGGGACGCGCAGGCACGCGAAGAGATGGACGCTCTGGACGATATCGGCCCCGCCGTCATCGACGCCGTCGGCCGCTTTTTCGGCGAGGCGCACAATGTCGCGATGGTCGACGCGCTCGTCGCGGAACTCACCGTGGAAGAGGCAGAGAAGCCGCAAAGCGATTCTCCTGTTGCCGGCAAGACAGTGGTCTTCACGGGTGCTCTGGAGCGGATGACGCGCGACGAGGCCAAGGCGATGGCCGAACGGCTCGGCGCCAAAGTCGCCGGATCGGTCTCCGCGAAAACCGATCTTCTGGTGGCGGGCCCGGGCGCTGGATCGAAGCTGAAAAAGGCGCAGGAACTGGGCGTAGAGACGACCGACGAGGATGGCTGGTTCACGCTGATCGGCGCCTAAGAACTGGCATCGTTAGCATCAGCAATATGCAAGCGAGCGTCAGGCCTTTTCATTTGACTTGACCATGGCGACGGAAAGATAGTGCGCATGCTCACGGCTATGCGCCGTTTCGGGGTTTCACCGATGAAACTTCGCCTCCGCTGATACTCTCGATCGGACCATCATGACCGTCTCGTTCAAGCGCGATTTCCTCGCCGGTATGCGTCAATGCGTTCCGGTGGTGGTAGCCGCCGCACCCTTCGGCCTCCTGTTCGGAGCGCTTGCCGTCGACAACGGTTTGACCGTCGGCGAGGCGGTGCTGATGAGCGCGACGATCTATGCGGGCGCCAGCCAGATGGTCGGCATCGATCTCTTCAATGGATCGGCCGCGCCCTGGCTGATCGTTCTGTCGATCTTCGCGGTTAACTTCCGCCACGTTCTGTATTCGGCAGCGGTCGGGCGTCGCATCAGCCACTTCTCGCTGTGGCAGAAGGCGGTTGCGTTCTTCCTGCTCATCGATCCGGTCTATGCCGAGACCGAGAGGCGCAGCGAAGCGGGCAAGTCGATGACCTTCGCCTGGTATCTCGGGATCGGCCTGCCGGTCTATCTGTCCTGGGTGGCGGAGGGCTATCTCGGCGCCGTCTTCGGCGGCTTGATCGAAAACCCCGAAGAATTCGGCATCGACTTCCTTCTGCCGCTTTACTTCATGGCACTCGTGCTCGGGTTTCGCTCGCGCAAGAACTGGCTGCCGGTGGTGCTTGCGAGCGCGCTCGGATCGATCGCTGGCTTCCATTTCATCGGCTCGCCCTGGCACGTCTCGATCGGCGCGATCATCGGCATCGCGGTTGCGGCGATCATCGCGGACACGCGGCCGCCACAGAACATGAAAGCCTCCGTCGGCAGCGAGGCTTCCCGGTGATGGACGGCTTCAGCGTCAATGTCTGGATCATCCTCGCAGCCGCGCTCGCGACCTATGCGACGCGGATCGGCGGTCATCTGATCCTGTCGCGGTTCGAACGGCTGCATCCGCGCGTCGAGGCAGCGCTCAATGCGGTTCCGGCAGCCGTTCTCACGACGCTCTTTGCGCCGGCCGCGGTCTTCAACGGCACGGCAGAGGCCCTGACCATGGCGGTCGCGATCCTCATCGGACTGCGCCTGCCGATGCTGGCGACCGTCTTCATCGGCACGGCGATCGTGGTGGCACTGCGCGCCTTAATGTGATTTCGCTTATCTTTGATAAGCTCAATGACATCAAGTTTCTGATCTGGCGCGTTTCCGACGGTGAACCGTTATCCACTTCACCTAGAAACGCTTTGATCGGCTGATCAGAGCGGCGCTGTCGCAGCGTCGAGCCAGGCCCGGTCTTCCGCGCTTTCCAGCATCGGCGTGAGTTCGTGGCGAACGCGGGCGTGGTAGGCATTCAGCCAGGCGTGCTCCTCTTCCGTCAGGAGCGTTGGTTCGACGAGCCTGCGGTCGATGGGGCAAAGTGTTAGCGTTTCGAAGCCGAGCATCGGCTTGTCGCCGCCCTCGATCGCGCGAGGCTCGTGGACGTAGATCAGGTTCTCGATGCGGATGCCGAACGCGCCCTCGCGGTAGTAGCCGGGCTCGTTGGACAAGATCATGCCAGGTAGAAGAGCCTGCGTGCCACGCCGCGAGATCGATTGCGGGCCTTCGTGCACCGACAGATATGACCCGACGCCGTGGCCGGTGCCATGGCCGAAATCCGCCCCTGCCTTCCAGAGCGCGATGCGGGCGAGCGGATCGAGCTCACTGCCCTTGGTGTTTTCGGGAAAACGCGCCACCGAGATTGCGATCATGCCCTTCAGCACCAGCGTGAAGAAGCGCCGCATCTCATCCGTCGGCGTACCGATCGCCACGGTGCGGGTGATGTCGGTCGTGCCGGAGACATACTGACCGCCGGAATCAAGCAGGAACAGTTCGCCGGCCTGGAGCTTGCGATTGGTCTGCTCGTTGACGCGGTAGTGGATGATCGCGCCGTTCGGCCCCGCACCCGAGATCGTTTCGAACGAGACATCTTTCAGCGGCAGCTGGTGGCTCTGGCCGATCCGGCTACGGGTCGCTTCGAGTGTCTTCGCAACCGTAATCTCATCGAGCGAGCCCGGCTGCTCGCGGTCGAGCCAGGCAAGGAACGTGACCATCGCCGCGCCATCGACGAGATGTGCGCGCTGTGATCCGGCAATTTCCACTGTGTTCTTGACTGCACGGGGCAGGCGGGCAGGATCTGAATCTTCCACCAATCGACCGCCTGCTTCGGTGATGGCGGTGGCAATCGCCTTCGGTGTCAGAGCCGGATCGACGAGAACCTTGGCGGCGCTTCTGCCGAGGCTGCCAAGCGCAGCGGCAAAGCCCTCCGGCGCCTTCAGGTCCGACAGTTGCGTGAGATAGGCCTTCTCCTCGATACGGAGCTTAGCGTTCTCGATGAAGAGCTGCGGGCGCTGTCCAGGCTGGAAGATCGCACGGGCAAGGGGATGCGGCGTGTGCGGTACGTCGGCGCCGCGGATATTGAAGGCCCAGGCAACGGAGGACGGATCGGTCATGACGAAGGCATCGGCCTTCTTGGCCGTGACCGCCGCATCGATTTCGGCGATCTTGTCATGCGCGAGCTTGCCGGCATGATCGCGCGACTGGATCGACACCCGGCCGACCGGCAAGGCCGGCCGATCATCCCAGACCGCATCAAGCGGATTGGAGGACACGGCAACGAGCATGGCGCCTGCCGACTTCGCTGCCTTCTCCAGGCGTGCGACTTCGCCTGTCGTATGAAGCCAGGGGTCGTAGCCGATGCGCATGCCGGCCGGGGCGTTGGCAGTGATCCATTCAGGCGGCGGGTTGTCCACGAGGTCCATGGGCTGGAAGACGTCCATGTCAGCCTGAATGCGAACTTGGGTCGTGTATCGGCCGTCGACGAAGATAAAGGCTTCATTCCGGGTCACGACGCAGGCTCCGGCGGAGCCGGTGAAGCCCGTGAGCCATTGCAGGCGTGCTGCAGACGCCGGTACATATTCGCCCTGGAATTCATCGGCGCGCGGAATGATGAAGGCATCGATGCCGTGCCCGTCGAATTTTCCGCGCAGTCTCGCAACGCGATCTTTTCCTGTTTCCGGCGACGAGAGCACGGAGAAATTCTGAAACATGGTCCAACCTTCGACCTGAAATGGCACCCGCCTGCAGGCAATCCGGGCCATCGTTAATATTGCGTTGCAGCATGACTGCTTCGCAGTTGCGATAAATGCAAGGCTCCCATGCGCCTCGGGGCCTGCCACTCCCGAAACGAATCTCTATCTTGAGAAGCATGGGAGGCCAAGCAACGCCGGACCAAAGGACACCGACAAATGGCCAAGAACATTTTCCGTACTGCATTCGATCGCGTCATCGAAGCTCGTGAGCGCCAGGTGCGCCGCTACGTAAACGGCGCTCTGCTGTCGTTCGACGACGAAACGCTGAAGACGCTCGGTCGCCGCCGCGAAGACATGGTTCGCGAAGGCTCTTCTTCTTTCCCGTTCTAATCTTTGAACTGGTGGAAGCGGAGCCTCCGGCAGGCCTCAGCTCAAATGCAAAGTGACCCAGCCCTCGCGCCACAAGGTCTTTCTGTGGGCGAGGGCTTGGACGTTATAGGCGGACAGCACTTTCCAGCGCTGCTCTGCAAGAATGCCCGACAGGATGACGCTGCCGCCGGGCGCGAGATGGCGCACGAGTTCGGGCGCCATTGAAATCAGCGGTCTTGCCAGAATGTTGGCGACGATGAGGTCGAACGGGCCTTCGTCCTTGAAGATCCGGGACTGAAAGCTGGGCGCCGTGCGCATCTTGATGCGTGCACCGACTTCGTTCAGCGCGGCATTTTCTGCCGCGATCTTCACTGCAATCGGGTCGATATCGGTCGCGACGACGCGCGCGTTGCATAGCTGCGCGACGGCTATGGCGAGAACGCCGCTGCCGGTCCCGAGATCGAGCGCGCGCTTCGGCTTGCTCCGTCGCACCACCTCGTCGATCATTTCCAGGCAACCGGACGTGGTGCCATGATGGCCCGTGCCGAAAGCCTGGCCGGCATCGATCTCGATCGGCAGGTCACCGGGCCTGATCGCGGCGCGATCATGCGAGCCATGCACCAGGAAACGACCGGCGCGCACGGGCTTCAAGCCCTCCAGAGACTTGCTGACCCAGTCGATATCCGGAACGTCTTCGTATTCGATCGCTAACGCGCCGAAGTCGGGCTCGAGCACCGCAGCCACCCGTTCGCGCAAATCCGCGATCTCGCTCTCGTCGGCGTAGATCGATGCTTCCCAGACATCTGCCTTCTCATCGATTTCCGACGTGGCGACGGGAAAGCCATCCTCTTCGAAGGCGTTTGAGAGAATGTCGAGGATGCGCGAAGCTTCAGTTTCGCTCGTTTTCACGAAGAGGCGCTTTTGCGACATGAAGATCCTGCGTCCGGGCGTCGCTTTTTCAGCTCAGCCGCCGATGAGATTGCGCAGTTTCTGTACAGCCGTGTCGGCATTTTCGCCATAGGCGATGGTGGAGCGGAAGCGGCCGTTTTCGTCCAGCAGGAATACCGACGCCGTATGGTCCATCGTGTAGTCGCCCTCTGGATCGTTCTCGTCGAGCGGGACCTTGCGCGCGTAGACGTTGAAGCCCTGCACCATCTCGGCGACCGCGCCCGGCTCGCCGGTGATGCCGCCGATGCGATTCGAAACGTTGGAGAGATAGCCGGAGAGAAGCTCCGGAGTATCCCGTTCCGGATCGACTGTCACCATGTAGGCGTTGAGGTCGTCACCCTCTGGGTCGACCTGCTGCATCCAGCCATCGAGTTCGAACAGCGTCGTCGGGCAGACGTCTGGGCAGTGGGTGAAGCCGAAGAAGAGGGCCGTCGGCTGACCACGGAAAGCTTCCTCAGTGATCTCCTGGCCCGATGCGTCCACGAGCGCGAAGTCCACGCCATAGGGCTCCTCGCCGCCCGGCCCGGCGGTGCGGGTGAACTGATAGCTCACCCAGGCGAGAACGCCGGCGAAGATGATGACCAGTGCCCATAGAGCAGTGCGGAAGAAAACCATGCGCGTCGATGCCTTCAGCGGCTTTGTTTCGAGCCTGATCTAAAGGCAGATCCCTATAATGTCAGTAGGATAAATGGGCGCAGCCGTTCACAACCGCGCTATAGGCACCAAGCGAGACCGTTCTGGACCATGGCAACGAACATGTCCGTGCCATAGGCCGACCAGCCGGCAAAGGCTGCGCCGGTCATCACCG from Georhizobium profundi includes these protein-coding regions:
- a CDS encoding AzlC family ABC transporter permease, whose translation is MTVSFKRDFLAGMRQCVPVVVAAAPFGLLFGALAVDNGLTVGEAVLMSATIYAGASQMVGIDLFNGSAAPWLIVLSIFAVNFRHVLYSAAVGRRISHFSLWQKAVAFFLLIDPVYAETERRSEAGKSMTFAWYLGIGLPVYLSWVAEGYLGAVFGGLIENPEEFGIDFLLPLYFMALVLGFRSRKNWLPVVLASALGSIAGFHFIGSPWHVSIGAIIGIAVAAIIADTRPPQNMKASVGSEASR
- a CDS encoding aminopeptidase P family protein codes for the protein MFQNFSVLSSPETGKDRVARLRGKFDGHGIDAFIIPRADEFQGEYVPASAARLQWLTGFTGSAGACVVTRNEAFIFVDGRYTTQVRIQADMDVFQPMDLVDNPPPEWITANAPAGMRIGYDPWLHTTGEVARLEKAAKSAGAMLVAVSSNPLDAVWDDRPALPVGRVSIQSRDHAGKLAHDKIAEIDAAVTAKKADAFVMTDPSSVAWAFNIRGADVPHTPHPLARAIFQPGQRPQLFIENAKLRIEEKAYLTQLSDLKAPEGFAAALGSLGRSAAKVLVDPALTPKAIATAITEAGGRLVEDSDPARLPRAVKNTVEIAGSQRAHLVDGAAMVTFLAWLDREQPGSLDEITVAKTLEATRSRIGQSHQLPLKDVSFETISGAGPNGAIIHYRVNEQTNRKLQAGELFLLDSGGQYVSGTTDITRTVAIGTPTDEMRRFFTLVLKGMIAISVARFPENTKGSELDPLARIALWKAGADFGHGTGHGVGSYLSVHEGPQSISRRGTQALLPGMILSNEPGYYREGAFGIRIENLIYVHEPRAIEGGDKPMLGFETLTLCPIDRRLVEPTLLTEEEHAWLNAYHARVRHELTPMLESAEDRAWLDAATAPL
- a CDS encoding 50S ribosomal protein L11 methyltransferase, coding for MSQKRLFVKTSETEASRILDILSNAFEEDGFPVATSEIDEKADVWEASIYADESEIADLRERVAAVLEPDFGALAIEYEDVPDIDWVSKSLEGLKPVRAGRFLVHGSHDRAAIRPGDLPIEIDAGQAFGTGHHGTTSGCLEMIDEVVRRSKPKRALDLGTGSGVLAIAVAQLCNARVVATDIDPIAVKIAAENAALNEVGARIKMRTAPSFQSRIFKDEGPFDLIVANILARPLISMAPELVRHLAPGGSVILSGILAEQRWKVLSAYNVQALAHRKTLWREGWVTLHLS
- a CDS encoding AzlD family protein, which codes for MDGFSVNVWIILAAALATYATRIGGHLILSRFERLHPRVEAALNAVPAAVLTTLFAPAAVFNGTAEALTMAVAILIGLRLPMLATVFIGTAIVVALRALM
- a CDS encoding SCO family protein, yielding MVFFRTALWALVIIFAGVLAWVSYQFTRTAGPGGEEPYGVDFALVDASGQEITEEAFRGQPTALFFGFTHCPDVCPTTLFELDGWMQQVDPEGDDLNAYMVTVDPERDTPELLSGYLSNVSNRIGGITGEPGAVAEMVQGFNVYARKVPLDENDPEGDYTMDHTASVFLLDENGRFRSTIAYGENADTAVQKLRNLIGG
- the ligA gene encoding NAD-dependent DNA ligase LigA, with product MPTSFDPNVRKTPVDKMDETEAAELLQSISAELAEHDKRYHQEDAPVISDADYDALKQRYLAIEAAFPHLKPVEAPSDKVGAEAASGFGKVVHRVGMLSLDNAFSDEDVSDFVERVRRFLRIGADTELTFTAEPKIDGLSLSLRYEDGELVTAATRGNGAVGENVTANARTIKDIPTTLPKGAPSVLEVRGEVYMTRDDFVALNQRQAELGRPTYVNPRNTAAGSLRQLDASLTAERSLKFFAYAWGEVLPGLPADTQYAMVETLADYGFHTNDLMRRLSTVEDLLEHYHAIERVRAELPYDIDGVVYKVDEIALQQRLGFVSRSPRWAIAHKFPAEKAFTILNAIDIQVGRTGALTPVARLEPVTVGGVVVTNATLHNAEEIARLGVKIGDTVEIQRAGDVIPQVLRVEKSPEDAVAFEFPTICPCHLKTPIVREETAGGVEGVVRRCSGEFACPYQRKEHLKHFVSRKAFDIDGLGEKQIEYFFDEETLFVRQPADIFTLKARDAAEDLRKLKNREGYGATSAQKLFDAIEARRTVPLERLIFSLGIRHVGESTAKTLARAYGNWDGFQQAAHAVAAGDAQAREEMDALDDIGPAVIDAVGRFFGEAHNVAMVDALVAELTVEEAEKPQSDSPVAGKTVVFTGALERMTRDEAKAMAERLGAKVAGSVSAKTDLLVAGPGAGSKLKKAQELGVETTDEDGWFTLIGA